From Streptomyces cyaneogriseus subsp. noncyanogenus, the proteins below share one genomic window:
- a CDS encoding RelA/SpoT family protein: MNAEATNPATPGPVMPAVTGAATVPRRKARARLDLRRLGRAALLGPAARGRLPDAIGHVVDAHRAHHPDADIEPLRRAYLLAESSHRGQMRKSGEPYITHPLAVTLILAELGAETTTLTASLLHDTVEDTEVTLDQVGEQFGEEVRFLVDGVTKLEKVDYGAAAEPETFRKMLVATGNDVRVMSIKLADRLHNMRTLGVMRREKQERIAKVTRDVLIPLAERLGVQALKTELEDLVFAVLHPGEYAYTRELIAENAARADDPLAGTADAVRAVLREADLPADVLIRPRHFVSVHRVARKRGPLRGADFGRLLVLVNEDADCYAVLGELHTCMTPVVSEFKDFIAVPKFNLYQSLHTAVTAADGQVVEVLIRTHQMHKVAEAGVVALGNPYAPASDDPADGERADPTRPGWLSRLLEWQRGAPDPDTFWSTLREDLAQDREITVFRPDGGALSLPEGASCVDAAYAQYGDDAHACIGARVNGRLATLSTVLRDGDAVQLLMGQDPASEPSSAWLEHAHTPAARIAIQRWLAAHPDHGAAEAADAGEPAAIPRPGSADAPATGPSAARPAADVLVDRPGASVRLAGCCTPVPPDEITGFAVRGGVVTVHRVGCAAVARMKSAGRPEVGVRWGATTECRVTLLAESFVRPHLLADLTEAMAVEGAEIVSATVEPPDRQRVRHTYTVQLPDAAHLPALMRAMRNVAGVFDVSRAQPQLPGA; the protein is encoded by the coding sequence ATGAACGCGGAGGCCACGAATCCTGCGACCCCAGGCCCGGTGATGCCCGCGGTCACCGGTGCCGCGACGGTGCCCCGCAGAAAGGCCCGCGCCCGGCTCGACCTGCGCCGCCTCGGCCGTGCCGCGCTCCTCGGCCCCGCCGCCCGCGGCCGGCTGCCCGACGCCATCGGCCATGTCGTCGACGCCCACCGGGCCCACCACCCCGACGCCGACATCGAGCCGCTGCGCCGCGCCTACCTGCTGGCCGAGTCCTCGCACCGCGGCCAGATGCGCAAGAGCGGCGAGCCCTACATCACCCACCCCCTCGCGGTGACCCTGATCCTCGCCGAACTGGGCGCGGAGACCACGACGCTGACCGCCTCCCTCCTCCACGACACCGTGGAGGACACCGAGGTGACACTCGATCAGGTCGGAGAGCAGTTCGGCGAGGAGGTCCGCTTCCTCGTCGACGGCGTCACCAAGCTGGAGAAGGTCGACTACGGCGCCGCCGCCGAGCCCGAGACCTTCCGCAAGATGCTCGTCGCCACCGGCAACGACGTCCGCGTGATGTCGATCAAACTCGCCGACCGGCTGCACAACATGCGCACCCTCGGCGTCATGCGCCGGGAGAAACAGGAGCGCATCGCCAAGGTGACCCGGGACGTCCTGATCCCGCTCGCCGAACGGCTCGGCGTCCAGGCGCTGAAGACGGAGCTGGAAGACCTCGTCTTCGCGGTCCTGCACCCCGGGGAGTACGCGTACACGCGCGAGCTGATCGCCGAGAACGCCGCCCGCGCCGACGACCCGCTCGCGGGGACCGCGGACGCCGTACGCGCCGTCCTGCGCGAGGCCGATCTCCCGGCCGACGTCCTCATCCGGCCCCGCCACTTCGTCTCCGTGCACCGCGTGGCCCGCAAGCGCGGCCCGCTGCGCGGCGCCGACTTCGGCCGTCTGCTCGTGCTGGTGAACGAGGACGCCGACTGCTACGCCGTCCTCGGCGAGCTCCACACCTGTATGACGCCGGTCGTCTCGGAGTTCAAGGACTTCATCGCCGTACCCAAGTTCAACCTGTACCAGTCGCTGCACACCGCGGTCACCGCCGCCGACGGCCAGGTCGTCGAAGTCCTCATCCGCACCCACCAGATGCACAAGGTCGCCGAGGCCGGGGTCGTCGCCCTCGGCAACCCCTACGCTCCGGCGTCCGACGACCCCGCGGACGGCGAGCGCGCCGACCCCACCCGCCCCGGCTGGCTCTCCCGCCTCCTCGAGTGGCAGCGCGGCGCCCCCGACCCCGACACCTTCTGGTCCACCCTCCGCGAGGACCTCGCCCAGGACCGGGAGATCACCGTCTTCCGGCCCGACGGCGGCGCCCTGAGCCTGCCCGAGGGCGCGAGCTGCGTGGACGCGGCGTACGCGCAGTACGGCGACGACGCGCACGCGTGCATCGGCGCCCGCGTCAACGGGCGGCTGGCCACGCTGAGCACCGTGCTCAGGGACGGCGACGCCGTCCAGTTGCTCATGGGCCAGGACCCGGCCTCCGAGCCCTCCAGCGCCTGGCTGGAGCACGCGCACACGCCCGCCGCCCGGATCGCCATCCAGCGATGGCTGGCGGCGCACCCGGACCACGGGGCCGCCGAGGCGGCGGACGCGGGCGAACCGGCGGCGATTCCCCGTCCCGGCAGCGCCGACGCGCCCGCCACCGGCCCGAGCGCCGCCCGTCCCGCCGCCGACGTCCTCGTCGACCGCCCGGGCGCCTCGGTGCGGCTGGCCGGCTGCTGCACGCCCGTGCCGCCCGACGAGATCACCGGGTTCGCCGTCCGCGGCGGGGTGGTCACCGTGCACCGCGTGGGCTGTGCCGCGGTCGCGCGCATGAAGAGCGCGGGGCGCCCGGAGGTGGGCGTGCGCTGGGGCGCCACCACCGAGTGCCGGGTCACCCTGCTTGCGGAATCGTTCGTCCGTCCGCATCTGCTGGCGGATCTGACCGAGGCCATGGCGGTGGAAGGCGCCGAGATCGTCTCCGCCACCGTCGAGCCCCCGGACCGGCAGCGCGTCCGCCACACGTACACCGTCCAGTTGCCGGACGCCGCCCATCTGCCCGCCCTGATGCGCGCGATGCGCAACGTGGCCGGGGTCTTCGACGTGAGCCGGGCCCAGCCGCAGCTTCCGGGCGCCTGA